One genomic region from Phragmites australis chromosome 1, lpPhrAust1.1, whole genome shotgun sequence encodes:
- the LOC133927354 gene encoding uncharacterized protein LOC133927354, with the protein MASQPLRTVHLRRSSSSPRAAAEVAAIAVDGGAGVDLARVGLALGLDPTTVRLNGYFLSRGPDHVSSAVTWRALLAFFAARGLPTGAHADAPVAVHAKPAAPPASDPTTLLCSKRKSVLEVEKCPKKRKPRENRSALSKPRDDLLSDEIILGLKRRLRLEDTSPAKKIKQLEYSSDTQQPVNFSCSFVNGNGKRPPDEEMVTSLPWKRVR; encoded by the exons ATGGCCTCGCAGCCGCTCCGCACCGTGCACCTCCGGCGGTCTTCGTCGTCCCCGCGGGCCGCGGCGGAGGTTGCGGCGATCGCGGTGGACGGCGGCGCCGGGGTGGACCTGGCCCGGGTGGGGCTTGCTCTGGGGCTGGACCCCACCACTGTCCGCCTCAACGGCTACTTCCTCAGCCGGGGGCCCGACCACGTTTCCTCCGCCGTCACGTGGCGCGCGCTCCTTGCCTTCTTCGCCGCGCGAGGGCTGCCCACCGGCGCTCACGCCGACGCGCCCGTCGCCGTGCACGCCAAGCCCGCCGCGCCCCCGGCATCAG ATCCTACAACTCTTCTATGCTCAAAGCGAAAATCTGTGCTGGAAGTCGAAAAATGCCCCAAGAAGAGAAAGCCACGAGAGAACAGATCAGCTCTTTCAAAACCTAGGGACGATCTACTTAGCGATGAAATCATCCTTGGTTTGAAGAGAAGACTCAGATTGGAAGACACCAGTCCAGCTAAGAAGATTAAGCAACTAGAATACAGCTCAG ACACACAGCAGCCGGTTAATTTTTCTTGCAGCTTTGTAAATGGAAATGGAAAGCGGCCGCCGGATGAGGAGATGGTCACCTCACTTCCATGGAAAAGAGTTCGGTGA